One Pseudomonas fluorescens genomic region harbors:
- a CDS encoding sigma 54-interacting transcriptional regulator: MSFENFGQPLLTFPDAEKSPLSIRAKALVFVDPRSRQLREELEQLAPRAISVLIRGETGTGKELLARHIHRASDRSGLFVSVNCGAISPTYADAELFGYAAGSYSGSASSRAGWFGSANGGTLYLDEIGDLPLPIQIKLLAALENHEVTRVGAHQPSPVDVRLVAATSIDLAQAVAAGKFHERLYHYLSDGHLELPALRARTGDILSLAEYFLGIYSQRLDLPVPLISEAAQHVLEQHSWPGNTRELENVIHFALLVSTGEEILPEHLNLPPLLTQIEAQIKQIIATGSTTDQAALKKILKNAGLL; this comes from the coding sequence ATGAGTTTCGAAAATTTCGGTCAGCCCTTGCTGACCTTTCCCGATGCAGAAAAAAGCCCTCTGAGCATCCGCGCCAAAGCCTTGGTGTTTGTCGATCCGCGTTCGCGGCAATTGCGTGAAGAGCTGGAGCAATTGGCGCCACGCGCGATCTCCGTGTTGATCCGTGGCGAAACCGGCACGGGTAAAGAATTGCTCGCACGCCATATTCATCGCGCCAGCGACCGCAGCGGTCTGTTCGTTTCGGTGAACTGCGGCGCGATCAGCCCGACCTATGCCGATGCCGAACTGTTCGGCTATGCCGCCGGCAGTTACAGCGGCTCGGCCAGCAGCCGCGCCGGTTGGTTCGGTTCGGCCAACGGCGGCACCTTGTATCTCGATGAAATCGGCGACTTGCCGTTGCCAATCCAGATCAAGTTGCTCGCGGCTCTGGAGAACCATGAAGTCACCCGCGTCGGTGCACACCAGCCGAGCCCGGTGGATGTGCGCTTGGTGGCCGCGACCAGTATTGATCTGGCCCAAGCGGTGGCTGCCGGGAAATTCCACGAACGGCTTTATCACTACCTCAGCGACGGCCATCTGGAGTTGCCGGCCTTGCGCGCGCGCACCGGCGATATCCTCTCGCTGGCCGAGTATTTCCTCGGCATCTACAGTCAGCGTCTCGATTTGCCTGTGCCATTGATCAGCGAAGCGGCGCAGCACGTGCTTGAACAACACAGCTGGCCGGGCAATACCCGCGAGTTGGAAAACGTCATTCACTTTGCGCTTTTGGTCAGCACCGGTGAAGAGATTCTGCCGGAGCACCTCAATCTGCCACCGCTCTTGACGCAGATCGAAGCCCAGATCAAACAAATCATCGCCACAGGCTCCACGACTGACCAAGCCGCCCTCAAAAAAATCCTGAAAAACGCCGGCCTCCTGTAG
- a CDS encoding alpha/beta hydrolase: MRNESIRYLIVPGWQGSPDDHWQTHWQHSLPNSARVEQADWLTPRREDWVAALAEAIAADSTPVILIAHSLGCITVAHWAATAPLQYLRQVRGALLVAPADVERPACAPALRNFAPIPSDLLPFPSQVVGSDNDAAVSAPRALEMARNWGAEAGILAGAGHINVKSGHQRWEQGFAYLYRLQNRLEHHALRRA, from the coding sequence ATGCGCAACGAATCAATTCGCTACCTGATTGTGCCGGGCTGGCAAGGATCGCCAGATGATCATTGGCAGACCCATTGGCAACACAGTCTGCCGAACAGCGCGCGGGTGGAGCAGGCCGATTGGCTGACTCCGCGCCGTGAAGATTGGGTCGCCGCGCTGGCCGAAGCGATTGCTGCCGACAGCACACCAGTGATTCTCATCGCCCACAGCCTGGGCTGCATCACGGTTGCGCATTGGGCGGCCACCGCGCCGCTGCAATACCTGCGTCAGGTGCGCGGTGCGTTGCTGGTCGCGCCTGCTGACGTCGAGCGCCCGGCCTGCGCGCCGGCCCTGCGTAACTTCGCGCCGATTCCGAGTGATCTGTTGCCATTCCCGAGCCAGGTCGTCGGCTCCGACAACGACGCTGCGGTCAGTGCGCCACGTGCGCTGGAAATGGCGCGCAACTGGGGGGCGGAGGCGGGGATTCTTGCCGGGGCCGGGCACATCAACGTCAAGTCCGGACATCAGCGTTGGGAGCAGGGCTTCGCCTACCTCTATCGCCTGCAAAACCGCCTCGAACACCACGCCCTTCGTCGCGCCTGA